TACTCGAAGTACTTCATGTTGAGGCGGAACGATCCGTCGCTGCGAACATCGATGAGCTTTTCCCGGATCGTAGATACGAAGCGCGGCTCACCATACGGCGCAAGACCCATCAGTTTGTACTCACCTGAATTCACCTTGAAACCGCAGAAGTACGTGAACGCACTGTACAGCAAGCCAAGTGAATGCGGAAAGTGGATCTCACTCTGGATTTCGATTGAACTACCCGCGCCGACACCGAACGATGTCGTGGTCCATTCTCCGACTCCGTCGGTTGTCAGAAAGGCTGATCGTTCAAACGGCGACGGGAAGAAAGCACTCGCCGCGTGACTCTCGTGGTGTTCCGGGAACACGATGACTCCATCGTATTCCAATTCGCGCTGGAGGAGATCAGGAATCCACAGCTTGCGCTTCAGCCACAGAGGCATCGCTTTCGTGAACGAACGCAGGCCGCGCGGCGCATACGAAACATACGTCTCCAACAGCCGCTCAAATTTTAGAAAGGGCTTGTCGTAGAAGGCTATGGCGTCGAGGTCGCGCGACGAGATCCCGGCATAATCCAGACAGTACCGGATGGCGTGCGTGGGAAATTCCGGATCGTGCTTCCTGCGGGTGAATCGTTCCTCCTGCGCCGCAGCGACAACTTCACCGTCCAGCAAGAGGGCGGCGGCCGAGTCGTGATACCAGCACGATATTCCGAGAACGTAACCCAAGCGGAGCCCTCGCTACCTTTCAGTTCACACTAGCCAGATCTTCGAGATTGGCCCGGAGTCGCTTCAGCTCGGCGATCGTATCCGCCTCTTTCTTGCGTTCACGCTCCACCACTTCCGCAGGAGCCTTACTCACGAACTGTCGATTCTGAAGCTTCTTCTGAATCTTGACGACAAAGTCCTCCTTTTGATCGATCTCTTTCTGGAGTCTGTCCCGCTCAACGGAAAGATCGATCATCCCGGACAGCGGGATAAACACGACGTTTCGTCCAACGACGGCTGAAGCGCTCGCGATCGGCTTCTTCCGACCGCTGCCAACCTCAAGCTGATCGACGCGCGCGAGCTTCTCGAAGTAGTCGCGATGGCTTTCGAGCGCCTCAAGAAGGTCGGGTTCTTTCGAAGAAACATTGATGATCACGCCGATGTGTTTCGACGGCGGAACGTTGTACTCCGCACGGATATTCCGAATACCTGACACCATCTCCTGAATGACAGAGAACGTTTCAGCGGCACTGTCAGATTTCTCAGTCGGGTTCGCAGCCGGCCACTCCTGAACCATGCACGACTCGCCTTCGCCGCGGGGCCTGACTCGCTGCCAGAGATCTTCCGTAATGAAGGGCATGAACGGATGAAGGAGGAGGATCATTTTCTCATACAGTTCGACGGCCAACGCAATTCGCTCGTCTTCCATCGAAGATCCTCTGGGCGGCTTGATCAGCTCCAGATACCAGTCGCAGAAGTCTCTCCAAAACACATCATATACAGAGGCCAGCGCTTCATTCAGGCGATAGCGATCAACGGATTCGTTAACACGCTCGATCGTAGTGTTCAGTCGATGCAGAATCCACTGCTCCACAAGGTCGAGTTCGGCGTACTCGCGCGTCCGGCGATACTGACGGCCCGGCTCCATGAACTGGCCAAATACATTGAAGGCGTTCCAGATCTTGTTCGCAAAATTGCGACCCATCTCGAACTTCGTCGGGTCAAGCTTGATGTCCTGGCCCTGCGCGCACAAGATGGTCAAGGAATAGCGGACTGCGTCGGCTCCGTATTCTTCAATCATCTCGAGCGGATCAATTCCATTCCCCAGACTCTTGGACATCCATCGTCCAAGCTTGTCCTTGATCATTCCCGTGATGAAGATGTCGCGGTACGGTATTTCCCCGGTGAAATGAAGTCCGGCCATGATCATCCGGGCGATCCAGAAAAACAGGATGTCGTAGCCCGACACCAGCACGTCAGTCGGGTAGAAGAACGAGACGTCTTTTTTCGCCTTGTCGTCGTCGTGAGGCCAGCCGAGTGTTGCAAAAGGCCAGAGCCACGATGAGAACCACGTATCGAGAACATCCTCGTCCTGAATCATCCCCTGCTCGGGCTGATTGACCGAAACGACGAAGGCGCGAGATTCGTCGATATGACCATCCGCGTTGGTGTAGTACCAGACCGGAATTCGGTGACCCCACCACAATTGTCTGCTGATGCACCAGTCCCGGATGTCTTCCAGCCAGCGGAAGTACTCGTTCTCCCATCGCTTCGGGTAGAACGTGATCTTTCCGCTCCGAACTGCCTCGATAGCGGGTTGGGCCAGCGGCTCCATCTTGACGAACCACTGCCGCGAAATCAGTGGCTCGATAATCTCTTTCGATCGACTCGAGACAGGAACATTGATCTTGTACGGCTCCACCTTCTCGAGCAGGCCCTGGCTCTCGAGATCGGCGACTATTCGATCCCGCGCCACGAAACGATCGAGACCCATGTAGGCACCGCCGTTCGAGTTGATGGTCCCGTCCGGGTTCAAGACGTTGACGACATCGAGGCCGTGTCGTTGACCAATTTCGAAATCGTTCTTGTCGTGTGCCGGCGTAATCTTGAGTGCGCCAACGGCGAACTCCATCTTGACGTACTCGTCAGCGACAACAGGAAGTTCACGCTCGACCAGTGGTAGGATTACTTTCTTACCAATGAGGTCCGCATAACGAGCGTCGTCCGGATGGACAGCGATGGCAGTATCACCCAGCATTGTTTCGGGGCGCGTCGTTGCCACAGTAATGTGACCCGACCCATCTGCCAGTCGATAGCGGACGTACCACAGACTGCCGTCTCGCTCGACATTGTCCACCTCCTCGTCTGACAGAGCCGTGCGGTTTTCGGGATCCCAGTTGACCAGATAGTCACCGCGATAGATCAGACCCTCCTCATACAATTGAACGAACACACGCTGGACCGCTTCCACGTACCCTTCGTCCATTGTAAATCGTTCTCGTGCCCAGTCGCATGAGTCGCCGAGTCGGCGTTTCTGCTGAAGAATGATATCGCCGTACTCGTCCACCCAGTCCCAGACATGAGCCATGAATGCATCACGACCGAGATCGTGTCGCGATCGACCGTCCCGGTCTTTTATGGATCGTTCTACAACGTTCTGTGTCGCGATCCCCGCGTGGTCCTTGCCCGGCATCCAGAGGGCTTCGAAGCCCTGCATGCGGCGAAGGCGCGTAAGTGCGTCCTGGATTGTGTCCTGAAGCGCGTGACCCATGTGAAGACGCCCGGTCACGTTCGGAGGCGGCATCATGATGACATGCGGCTTCCGCGATGAGTCGGCGGAAGTCCCGAAGTAGCCGTGGTTCTCCCAGTACTCGTACCATTTCCCCTCGATGCTTCGCGGGTCATACGCCTCGCGATTGACGAGCGAGCCTTTGTCCAGTCCGTCGCTCTCCATAACTCAAATGGTGTTTTTCGTGTACGTGGTGTGAGGTGTCATGGGGTCTGCCGAAAACCCAAAAACCTGGCAACGGGAGCCAGGTTGTTACCCAGCGGCATTGCGCCGACCGGCAATAATACGAGGTACTGGCCAAAGTTACGGCGCTCTCGGCGGCTACACCACGGCGCGACGACGCAGAACTGCATCAGGGGCTGGAACAACCGTATCAAGGACCCGCGCGGTCGAGAGCACGCCCGGTAGTCCTGCGCCCGGATGTGTGCCCGCACCGGTAAAGAAAAGGCCTTCAACATCTTCGCTCCGATTGTGAGGCCTGAAGTAAGCGCTCTGCGTTAGTACAGGTTCCACACTGAACGCCGCGCCCTTGTACGACAAATAATCTTTCTCAAAGTCGGCCGGGGTAAGCATTCTTGAAACTACGAGTTCCTCTTCGAGCCCGGGCAATAGAGAATCGCTCAGGTAACGACTGACACGCTGTCGATATGACTCGGCAGCGGCGATCCAGTCAATCCCGCTGTCGAGGTGCGGGACAGGTGACAGAACGTAGAAAGAATCACAGCCGGGCGGCGCCATTCCCGGATCCGTTGCTGTCGGACGATGCAGGTAGAGACTGAAATCGTCC
This region of Rhodothermales bacterium genomic DNA includes:
- a CDS encoding valine--tRNA ligase: MESDGLDKGSLVNREAYDPRSIEGKWYEYWENHGYFGTSADSSRKPHVIMMPPPNVTGRLHMGHALQDTIQDALTRLRRMQGFEALWMPGKDHAGIATQNVVERSIKDRDGRSRHDLGRDAFMAHVWDWVDEYGDIILQQKRRLGDSCDWARERFTMDEGYVEAVQRVFVQLYEEGLIYRGDYLVNWDPENRTALSDEEVDNVERDGSLWYVRYRLADGSGHITVATTRPETMLGDTAIAVHPDDARYADLIGKKVILPLVERELPVVADEYVKMEFAVGALKITPAHDKNDFEIGQRHGLDVVNVLNPDGTINSNGGAYMGLDRFVARDRIVADLESQGLLEKVEPYKINVPVSSRSKEIIEPLISRQWFVKMEPLAQPAIEAVRSGKITFYPKRWENEYFRWLEDIRDWCISRQLWWGHRIPVWYYTNADGHIDESRAFVVSVNQPEQGMIQDEDVLDTWFSSWLWPFATLGWPHDDDKAKKDVSFFYPTDVLVSGYDILFFWIARMIMAGLHFTGEIPYRDIFITGMIKDKLGRWMSKSLGNGIDPLEMIEEYGADAVRYSLTILCAQGQDIKLDPTKFEMGRNFANKIWNAFNVFGQFMEPGRQYRRTREYAELDLVEQWILHRLNTTIERVNESVDRYRLNEALASVYDVFWRDFCDWYLELIKPPRGSSMEDERIALAVELYEKMILLLHPFMPFITEDLWQRVRPRGEGESCMVQEWPAANPTEKSDSAAETFSVIQEMVSGIRNIRAEYNVPPSKHIGVIINVSSKEPDLLEALESHRDYFEKLARVDQLEVGSGRKKPIASASAVVGRNVVFIPLSGMIDLSVERDRLQKEIDQKEDFVVKIQKKLQNRQFVSKAPAEVVERERKKEADTIAELKRLRANLEDLASVN